The following are encoded together in the Daucus carota subsp. sativus chromosome 5, DH1 v3.0, whole genome shotgun sequence genome:
- the LOC108223358 gene encoding transmembrane 9 superfamily member 8 — MAKDRPATAFHSQLWMLIWCLFIVQGYAFYLPGVAPEDFYKGDPLNVKVNKLTSTKTQLPYSYYTLPFCRPKTIVDSAENLGEVLRGDRIENSPYQFKMREPQMCNILCRITLTGKTAKKLKEKIDDEYRVNMILDNLPLVVPVQRPDRESSFVYQHGFHVGFKGQYAGSKDEKYFINNHLTFTVKYHKDIQTDTARIVGFEVKPFSAKHEYEGQWSDKARLTTCDPHAKRTITSSESPQEVEDKKEIIFTYDVDYEASDVKWASRWDTYLMMADDQIHWFSIVNSLMIVLFLSGMVAMIMLRTLYRDISKYNQLETQEEAQEETGWKLVHGDVFRPPVNSDLLCVYVGTGVQFFGMILLTMVFAVLGFLSPSNRGGLMTALLMLYVFMGLFGGYAAARLYKMFKGTNWKKITLQTAFMFPGIAFIIFFVLNALIWGQKSSGAVPFGTMFALVFLWFGISVPLVFVGSYVGFRKPSPEDPVKTNKIPRQIPEQAWYMHPVFSILIGGILPFGAVFIELFFILTSIWLQQFYYIFGFLFLVFIILIVTCAEITIVLCYFQLCSEDYLWWWRSYLTSGSSALYLFLYASFYFFTKLEITKPVSGMLYFGYMLIASYAFFVVTGTIGFYACLWFTRLVYSSVKID, encoded by the exons ATGGCGAAGGATCGACCTGCAACAGCATTTCATTCTCAATTATGGATGTTAATTTGGTGTCTTTTTATTGTTCAAGGCTACGCCTTTTACTTGCCTGGCGTTGCTCCTGAGGATTTTTacaag GGTGACCCTTTAAATGTGAAAGTGAACAAATTGACTTCTACCAAGACACAGCTTCCTTACTCCTACTACACTCTTCCCTTCTGTCGGCCTAAGACCATAGTAGACAGTGCAGAAAATCTTGGAGAAGTTCTTCGCGGTGATCGTATTGAGAACTCTCCGTATCAG TTTAAGATGCGAGAACCACAGATGTGCAATATTTTGTGTCGCATTACACTCACTGGAAAAACAGCCAAGAAATTGAAGGAAAAGATTGATGATGAGTATCGGGTGAACAT GATTTTGGATAATCTTCCCCTGGTTGTACCAGTACAAAGGCCGGACCGAGAAAGTTCCTTTGTGTATCAGCATGGTTTTCATGTTGGTTTCAAAGGGCAGTATGCTGGA AGCAAGGATGAaaagtattttattaataacCACTTGACATTTACAGTTAAGTATCACAAGGACATACAGACAGACACAGCAAGAATTGTAGGATTTGAAGTAAAACCTTTTAG CGCTAAGCATGAATATGAAGGTCAATGGAGTGACAAGGCACGCTTGACAACTTGTGATCCCCATGCTAAACGCACAATTACCAGCTCTGAATCTCCTCAAGAAGTTGAAGATAAGAAAGAAATCATCTTCACATATGATGTTGATTACGAG GCCAGTGATGTCAAGTGGGCATCTAGATGGGATACTTATCTGATGATGGCTGATGATCAAATACACTGGTTTTCAATTGTCAATTCCTTGATGATTGTTCTTTTCCTCTCGGGAATGGTGGCTATGATCATGTTAAGGACTCTCTATCGTGACATTTCCAAATACAACCAATTAGAAACCCAGGAAGAAGCTCAAGAAGAAACAGGATGGAAACTGGTTCATGGGGATGTTTTTAGGCCGCCAGTGAACTCTGATTTGCTTTGTGTTTATGTTGGGACTGGTGTTCAGTTTTTCGGAATGATACTTCTCACCATGGTATTTGCGGTACTTGGGTTCTTATCCCCTTCAAACCGAGGTGGGCTAATGACAGCTCTACTTATGTTATATGTCTTCATGGGCCTTTTTGGTGGTTATGCTGCTGCCCGTCTCTACAAGATGTTCAAGGGGACAAATTGGAAAAAGATCACCCTCCAAACAGCTTTCATGTTTCCGGGAATTGCATTTattatattctttgtattaAATGCTCTGATTTGGGGTCAAAAATCTTCAGGGGCTGTGCCATTTGGTACCATGTTTGCCTTGGTATTCTTGTGGTTCGGCATCTCAGTACCACTAGTTTTTGTGGGGAGTTATGTGGGTTTTAGGAAGCCTTCACCTGAGGATCCAGTTAAAACTAATAAGATTCCAAGGCAGATACCTGAGCAGGCATGGTACATGCACCCAGTCTTTTCTATCCTGATTGGGGGAATACTTCCCTTCGGAGCTGTATTTATTGAGCTCTTTTTCATCCTCACCTCTATTTGGTTGCAACAGTTCTATTACATATTTGGATTTCTCTTCCTTGTGTTCATCATCCTGATTGTCACCTGTGCCGAGATAACAATCGTGCTATGCTACTTCCAGCTATGCAGTGAGGATTACCTCTGGTGGTGGAGGTCGTACCTGACTTCAGGTTCTTCAGCTCTATATCTCTTTCTCTATGCATCATTTTACTTCTTCACCAAGCTAGAGATCACAAAGCCAGTGTCTGGCATGTTATACTTCGGTTACATGCTGATTGCTTCATATGCTTTCTTCGTGGTCACTGGTACCATTGGGTTTTACGCATGTCTTTGGTTCACAAGGCTCGTCTATTCATCAGTGAAGATTGATTAA